In Gammaproteobacteria bacterium, the following proteins share a genomic window:
- a CDS encoding aspartate/glutamate racemase family protein: protein MKTLALIGGMSWESTAHYYARINQLVAERLGGLHSARLLLYSLDFDVLQRLQHADDWAGAARLLVDAAKRLERAGAEGLVICANTMHLVAPEIETVVKLPLIHVADGTAKAVKDRGIRTVALLGTRFTMEKDFYQLRLEQHGLRVLIPDTDDREVLHRMIYAELCKGVVRKESRQAFFGVIRRLAAAGAEGAILGCTEFTLFGGSPGAGIPLFDTTEIHARAAVDWALSA, encoded by the coding sequence ATGAAGACGCTCGCCCTCATCGGCGGCATGAGCTGGGAATCCACAGCGCATTACTACGCGCGCATCAACCAGTTGGTGGCGGAGCGCCTGGGTGGATTGCATTCAGCGCGGCTGCTGCTCTACAGCCTCGATTTCGACGTATTGCAGCGCCTGCAGCATGCCGATGACTGGGCCGGCGCGGCCCGTCTGCTGGTGGATGCAGCCAAACGCCTGGAGCGCGCCGGCGCCGAAGGGTTGGTAATCTGCGCCAACACCATGCATCTCGTGGCGCCCGAGATCGAAACCGTTGTGAAATTGCCGCTCATTCACGTAGCCGATGGCACGGCCAAGGCGGTCAAGGATCGGGGCATCCGCACCGTAGCTTTACTCGGCACCCGTTTCACCATGGAGAAGGATTTTTACCAGCTGCGCCTGGAGCAGCACGGCTTGCGTGTGCTGATTCCGGATACCGATGACCGCGAGGTGCTGCATCGCATGATTTACGCGGAGCTGTGCAAGGGCGTGGTACGGAAGGAATCGCGCCAGGCGTTCTTCGGCGTAATCCGCCGTCTTGCGGCGGCGGGCGCCGAAGGCGCCATTCTCGGCTGTACCGAGTTCACGCTGTTCGGCGGTTCGCCCGGCGCAGGCATCCCGCTGTTCGATACCACCGAGATTCACGCGCGCGCGGCGGTGGACTGGGCTTTGAGTGCTTGA